In Argiope bruennichi chromosome 4, qqArgBrue1.1, whole genome shotgun sequence, a single window of DNA contains:
- the LOC129967023 gene encoding uncharacterized protein LOC129967023 has translation MAKPLDLRLKLTLEEMALRRVVVNLWNETDILSSLGQLQFQSLPENQRLREYRMAVNDKIKEKISKFVLPESLKKRMMDTVKPISWNLLSWEIIHKNILNWSNGSLRMPVLEQLSWTSVGTVDHRKTAEKLIHLYIIDDFIRYKLACLHCLVDHIPRLFDELAEHYKTYYVSKFPFSQIKMEMDFYWAFMLNGKEADLKRIAAADLPPDISFNQHAFALSAIYGNKGAAEYFFTQQTADERYTFLYKLAETIILNRSGRSPKWPCDIPTEKISEILCYLLSLMNPEQQMQALKNKPCDMFVCFLDWPWQDVALRIADLIWTFLPESEYCYLLERMNENTARTGYYLPDFYQKFFLDSPSEFKVHFINHECLHCSFFPKFLEAEDIETIRIILRNIDVKDKMKLGSCYNFFRLLDSLLMTDKSHLVKMCLGGVAPSKEDKDILKKTYMKFVTRTDRRRLKQRKCTWNQLFRDIDKTNESTSGKGSSNGKTLTKAKRHRRRRK, from the coding sequence atggcgaagcCGCTTGATTTGAGGTTGAAGTTGACGCTGGAGGAAATGGCCCTTAGAAGAGTAGTTGTCAATTTGTGGAATGAAACTGACATTTTGTCTTCGCTTGGACAATTACAATTCCAATCTCTTCCAGAAAACCAACGTTTAAGGGAATATCGAATGGCAGTTAATGATAAGATAAAAGAGAAGATCTCGAAATTCGTGTTGCCTGAATCCTTAAAGAAGCGGATGATGGACACAGTTAAGCCAATTAGTTGGAATTTACTGAGTTGGGAAATaatccacaaaaatattttaaattggtcAAATGGAAGTTTACGTATGCCTGTTCTAGAACAATTATCCTGGACATCTGTAGGAACAGTAGATCACAGAAAGACGGCTGAAAAACTCATACATCTCTATATAATAGACGATTTTATACGCTACAAGTTAGCATGTTTGCATTGTTTAGTTGATCACATTCCACGACTTTTTGATGAACTCGCTGAGcattataaaacttattatgTATCCAAATTTCCTTTTTCGCAGATTAAAATGGAAATGGATTTTTATTGGGCGTTTATGCTTAATGGAAAAGAAGCTGACTTGAAGCGGATCGCTGCTGCAGATTTACCTCcggatatttcttttaatcagcATGCTTTTGCCTTATCGGCAATCTATGGCAATAAAGGAGCAGCTGAGTATTTTTTTACTCAGCAAACCGCCGACGAACGatacacttttttatataaactagCTGAAACTATTATATTAAACAGATCGGGAAGATCACCCAAATGGCCTTGCGATATTCCAAcggaaaaaatttctgaaattttgtgttatttgttATCTCTGATGAATCCTGAACAGCAAATGCAAGCTTTAAAGAACAAACCTTGCGACATGTTCGTATGCTTTCTAGATTGGCCGTGGCAAGACGTTGCTTTGAGGATTGCAGATCTCATCTGGACTTTTCTTCCTGAAAGCGAATACTGCTACCTGCTAGAGAGGATGAATGAAAACACTGCAAGAACAGGTTATTATTTGCCAGACTTTTATCAGAAGTTTTTCCTGGACAGTCCAAGTgaatttaaagttcattttataaatcatgaATGTCTCCATTGttctttttttcctaaatttctcGAGGCCGAAGATATCGAAACCATCCGCATTATTCTTCGAAATATAGATGTTAAAGACAAAATGAAACTTGGctcttgttataatttttttcggcTTCTTGATTCTCTTCTTATGACTGACAAGAGCCATTTGGTAAAAATGTGTCTTGGAGGGGTCGCACCATCCAAAGAAGACAAGGacattctaaaaaaaacttatatgaaATTCGTCACAAGAACTGACAGACGCCGTTTGAAACAGAGGAAATGCACATGGAACCAGCTTTTTCGAGACATTGATAAAACCAATGAGAGCACTTCGGGCAAAGGAAGCTCTAATGGTAAGACGTTGACAAAGGCTAAAAGGCACCgtagaagaagaaaataa